TGTCGCCGCCAGGGGCAGTTGTTATTTCTTTCACTCTGGACAGATATTTCTCTACACCCGTCGGCTGCTTCGGCGTATTTGCGGATTCTGTCTTGTCGTCGGCAGGGGCGGTTGTCGTTTCTTCTTTCAGGTTAGCCAGATATTTTTCCACACCTGTCATTTTGGCAAGTGCGGCTGCCTCCGCTGCAGCTTTTTCCTGATCTTCCTGTTGCATTTTTGCCAGGTATCTTGCGACTCCGGTCACTTTTGCAGCTTCAGCGGCCTCTTCCTGCTGCAGTTTCGCCAGATATCTGGCCACACCCGTCGAGCCGTCTTCCGAAATTCTCGGTTGCTGTTCATTTCTGTATGCCGATGGGCTGTATTGACCATGCGCCCCGGATGTTTTTAGACCTACCATTTCAAGCAATTGATCTATGAAACTCTTTGCCATGTTAAGCTCCTCTTTATTATATTTTTGTGGTATTGGTTTATGTTTAGTTGGATATTTCAAATCCTTGTATTTGGAAAAGAAATATGGGCCGGGGGTAAGCATAGCCCAATCGGAGCACTGAGGTAAACGTTATTGATTTATGCCTGATGAAATCGTACCGAGGAACCTGGTCGAGTAAGTAGAGGCTGGGGCGATAAACTCGGCATTTGGGACGGTTTATGCCGGGGATGTCAATCAGCCACGGGCTGTTTATGCGCTCACAGCCTGACTATTAGCCATTTCATATAAACCGATAAAATCCTGCATGCCCAGCGTAGCGATGCTGTTTTCTTCGTCATCGAGAATTTCATACATCACGCCTTCGGTTCCACGGATGCTGAACAACACAATTGCGCCTTCATCGCCGCCGCATTCTCTATGAGGCACCGGATCAGGCTGGCTGACAGTATAGCTGCCGACGGCTCGAACGGTTTTTAATTCGCCATTGGCATAATAGAGTCGATGTTCGCCGTGAATGACAAAAAGGTGATTTAACGCGCAATGCCGATGCAGGACTATCGGATTGTGGGCTTCAAATTTGAAAATGACATCGACGATTTTGTTGGCTTTATCGATATTCAGAATCGAGTAACGAAAATTCTCAAATTCGCCGAGTTGCTGCCACGCGATGTTTTTGTCACTAAAAAAGTAATTGTTCATAACGGTTTTCCTTATCTGAAGTACAGTCCTCAACCCGATAACTATTCGGTTTAGCTAAAGCGCACTCATGATCTTTGCCACTGGCTGTACAAGTTGTGAAAGTGAATCTGAATGCTACTGAATGAGCGTGAAGCTAAAAAGTGAAAATTACCTTTTGAAAGCAGGCATTTTGCCCGGTGTTGAAAATTTCATTTTTCTTTAAAGTTCAGCACGGCAGGCTGTGTTGGCGCTTTAGCGGAAACCCGGCAAGGGTGGTTGCCACGCTATAGCGCCAATCCAGCCTGTATGACCATCAATCTATTCAGGACTGACGTTGAACGAATATAAGTCGTTTAATTTTGGTTACCAGGTTGTTTTCCAGCCAATGCCATAAGAGTTGCCAGTATCTGAAGAATGGTTGACGGAACCTGAGAATTTACCGAATTCACTGCCGACACCAACACCTAGTGAACTATCACCGGTACTTGGCGAATGTGTAACTGAACCTGAATATTTGTCATGGCCAACACCTACACCATATGAACTATGCCCAGTCTCTAAAGAATGGCTGAAAGAACCGGAGAGTTTACCGTGTTCGCTGCCCAGGCCGAGCTTTAGTGAATTCCCGGTATTCGGCGAATGTTTAACCGAACCCGAATATTGGCCTTGTTTTCCGCTTATAGATACGGTTCCATCTTTATAAACACTTAATTTACGTGACGAATCTTCTTTTTTTGATTCAACCCATCCGCCAGTCAATGGGGATGCGCTGGCTTTCGGGCTCTTGTTTACAGTTACTCCGGTAACAACTTTATTTCCATTTTCTTTGGTTGTGGAAACGGGAACATCAACCTCCGCGAAGACGGCATAATTTGTCAGAACCAGTGCAATTGACATAAATACAATGAAGATAGTTTTTTGCAGTGTTTTCATATTCACAAAAAGTTTATTGATGAGTTTACGAAAGCTTGCTTGGGGTGTCTCAACACCCGATCAAGCGGCAAAAATTACGCGGCAACCCTAGCCTTCGGCGGTTCCGATTCGTTCTGCGTCCGTATCATTCCGCCCCATGCTGTTCACGCAAATTCAGGCAAAAACATTCGATGCTGCCGCTATCGGGGGCTAAAAATCTTCAGCTCGATAACGCTCCGTTTCAGGATTTTCAGCGATTGCGGAACGATTCATTCGAAACCATCGTTCGCCCTTGAACTTATCAATATTTCTTTAGGAATAACTTAATTATTCCGTTGACTGTAATAGCCCGGTAGAGGTCGGGCAAATAAAAACAGACACTTCTGTTCCATCAGGGTTCCCCAGAGTTGCAGGTATTGTGTCGACAGATTCAGTTCGAGGCCGTCCATGCCGGGTTTCCGGTAAAGCTCCAACATCGCCTGCGCCGGATTTTTGGGATAAGGCTATTTCGGACTCGCTGCCTTTTTATCCTCGACGCCGGGTAGCGGGCGTGTTGGTCCTGGAAATTT
This is a stretch of genomic DNA from Methylobacter sp. YRD-M1. It encodes these proteins:
- a CDS encoding regulator translates to MNNYFFSDKNIAWQQLGEFENFRYSILNIDKANKIVDVIFKFEAHNPIVLHRHCALNHLFVIHGEHRLYYANGELKTVRAVGSYTVSQPDPVPHRECGGDEGAIVLFSIRGTEGVMYEILDDEENSIATLGMQDFIGLYEMANSQAVSA